The DNA sequence CTTCGCGACCGTCGAGGAGCTGAAGGGATTCTTCCGCAGCCATGATTTCTCGAAAAATCCCATCGGGGTAAGCTTCGATCCCGATGAACTCGCGCGCCAGTTTCATGCCGGGGTTCCCGAATCCGAACTGAAGAGATATCGGCCCGAGAACGGACTCAATCCCAACGTTATGCGCGACATGGCGCGGTGAGCGAAGGCACATTTCCGACCGCTGGAAGGGCGCGTCGCTAACGCTCGCACTGGGTCGGCGACGCAGCGCGCGAGGGTTTCTCTTTAAGAAAGTGAATCTCGAGGCGCCGGCGAACTAAATTTTGGGACTCCCGTCGATGTGCCGGGCCGTTTCTTTTAACCAAACCTGTCCTTGAGGAGTTCGAAAAGGTCCGGCTGACTGGCTACGGGCGGCCGGCCTATGCGCCTAGCTTTACCTCGGCCTATAGGGCGGCGACGCCGTCGGGTGCTTGAGGCGAGGCGCCCCCCGGGTCGCGCTCCCGCGCGCCGCTTGGAGAGACCGGATCGCGTGGATCGCACGGTCTGATTGCCGTTCCGAGCGCAGCACGGTGATCGTTCCGCGCTGCCCGAATTGTGAATTATAAGGACCTTATACTATCTTAGCCTCCAAGCATAAGATCCCTAAGTTCATTATAAGTTCGCCATATGGATCCTCGCAAGAACCCTTACGCGCCCGGCGCCGGAACGCCACCACCCGAGCTGGCCGGTCGAGATGACCTGATCGAGCGTGCCGCAATCGCGCTGGATAGGATCCGCGCAGGTCGAGCTGCGCGCAGTCTGATTCTTCATGGGTTGCGCGGGGTCGGAAAGACCGTTCTGCTGAATCGCATGGAAACTGAGGCCGAGGCCCGGGGCTTCGCGTGTGTGAAGGTCGAGGCGCCCGAGGATAGGTCACTGCCCGCACTTCTAACGCCAGTCCTGCGCGTGGCCCTGCTACGTCTCGATCGCGGCAAAAAGATCCGGACCAACCTCGCAAGAGCGGGCAGGGCGCTTGCCGGATTCGCTAAAGCTCTCAAGGTCAAGTACCGGGACATCGAGGTCAGCACGGACTTCGAACCGGAGCGGGGCCTGGCCGACAGCGGAGATCTCGATACCGATCTGACCGATCTGCTTGCTTCGGTTGGCACCGCGGCGCGTGAGTACCGCACCGGTATTGTGCTGTTCATCGATGAACTTCAATACGTGCACGACGACCAACTCGCGTCCTTGATCAGAGCTCTACACAGCGCGAGCCAGCGCCAGCTTCCAATGACCATGCTGGCGGCCGGCCTGCCGCAATTGATTGGGCAGATGGGTCGTGCAAAGTCGTACGCGGAAAGGCTGTTTGAGTTCGTCCCCATCGATCGCTTGAATGACGAGGCCGCGCGCGCTGCGTTATCGGTTCCGGCACAAAGAGAAGGAGTTGCCTTCGCCCCCGAGGCGATAGCCGAAATACTACGCCATACGAGGGGATACCCTTATTTTCTCCAGGAATGGGGGAGACACGCGTGGAATGTCGCGCAGACCTCACCGATATCGCGAGCCGACGCACGGCGGGCGACCGTCCTGGCTCTCGCCGAGTTGGACGCCGGCTTTTTCCGGGTTCGCTTCGATAGACTGACGCCCACCGAAAAGCACTACCTGGGAGCGATGGCGAAACTCGGTCCCGGACCTCATCGCTCCGGAGATATCGCGGAGCGACTTGGGAAAAGCGTAACCAGCGTAGCCCCGGTGCGGAGCGAGCTGATTGCGAAAGGCATGATCTACAGCCCGGCCCATGGAGATACCGCGTTCACGGTGCCGCTCTTCGACGGGTTCATGACGAGAATCGTGACCTGAACCCGCAATAGAACATGGCTCTGCAGTTGGATCGCAGTCTGCTGCTTAGGTATCTATTCCGCACGAGTTTGGTCAAACACAAACTGTTATCAGCTGTCACTTTCAAGTAGCACCGAAGCAGATTGTGAGCATTTGGCGACCAGAGAGGACATAAGGTCTGGCGGTTAGCGCGAATCAATTGAGATCTCGATGCAGCCTCGGGCGCCCGAGCACGGCAATCCTGACAGAACTCGAAATCTTTCTCGCGGTTGAGTGCACTTAGTGCTTTCTGGCGGAAGACCAGGCCAAAAACCTTTGACGATACTGACCAATCCACCAACAGCTGCGACCTTGGACCCGTCGGCAGTGAGGAACGACGGGTTCTAGGGTCAGGCCCCATAACTGAACGAAAACTCGGATGACGACTTAGAGCCCAGGAGGGAACTCTATCAGCCGGCCGGTGGCTTGCCGGTGTAAACCGCCAATTGAGCGTCGAAAGCCTGCTTGTAGGCGGGCCGCGCTTCGCCGCGGGCGACATAGGTGGCCAGATTCGGATAGTCGTCCAGAATGTCCGAAGATTTCAACCTGAGCAGTACCGACACCATCATCAGGTCGCCCGCGCTGAAGGCGCCATCGAGCCAGTCGGCATCGCCCAAGCGACCGGAAAGTTGGTCCAGCCGGTCGCGGACGCGAGCCTCGACCAGAGGCAGGCGCTCCTCATACCAGGTCTTGTCGCCCTCCAGGAGAATGGCGGTTTCGCGTTCAAGGATCGGCGGTTCCACCGTGTTGAGCGCGGCAAATATCCATGTGATCGCACGCGCCCGGGCATTGGTATCGTCTGGGAGCAGGCCCGCATTGCGCTGGGCGATATGGAACACGATCGCCCCCGACTCGAACAAGGCGAGATCGCCTTCCTCATAGGTCGGAATCTGGCCGAAAGGATGATACGCCCGATGCGCGGGTTCCTTCATCGCACGGAACGAAACAAGGCGAACCTCGTAGGGTTGGCCCACTTCCTCAAGTGCCCAGCGAACGCGCGTATCACGCGCCAGTCCCTTGCCGCCATCGGGCGACCGTTCAAAGGCGGTAATGATGATGGTCATCGTGAGGCTCCTCCTCGCGAAAATCATCAGCTGCGGGGCTGGCAAGGTGTCAAGGCAAACTCACTGAGATTGAAGACCATCCTGTTCCATGTCCGGTTCGTCCGCATAGCAGACCAACTCAAATTCCCATCTGATGTGAGATCGTGGTTCAAGCGCGGCAGGAGGACCTGCCGATGTCTGATCAATTCTGGCTGACTAAGGCTCAGCTTAGGCGCATCGTCATCTCCGGCCGGCCAGTTATCTTCCTTCTCACAGAAGGACAAATGAGACCATAAGGGCGCGGCTCTAATCTATCCAATGCTGCCAGAGGCCGAGACGCTTATTGCCGACAAGGGCTATGATAGTGATGCATTCCGAGAGGCTCTCGCCGGACGCGGCATCACGCCTTGCATTCCACCGCGAGCCAAGCGCCGGTTGCCGGCAACGTACTGCAAGACTTTGTATCGACAGCCCCACAAGGTCGAGAACATTTTCGCAAAGCTAAAAGACTGGCGGCGTATCTCAATGCGCTACGACCGCTGCGCCTACACATTCTTCAGCGCTATCTGCATCGCCGCAACCGTTATCTTTTGGATCGGTCAATGAGTCCTGACCCTAGGTCGTAAAGCGGTACAGGGTGGCAGCGTTACTGCACACGATCTTGTGCCGGGTTGCGGCGGGTAGGTGATCCAGCTCGCGCCGGATGTACTCCTGGGAATCCGGCCAGATGCCGTCGGGGTGCGGGAAATCGGAGCCCCACATGATATTGTTCTCGCCAATCTCGTCGAGCATCTTGATCCCGATGCGATCGGACTGGTAGGTCGCGTAGCACTGTCGACGCCAGTACTCGCTTGGTTTCATCTTGAGATCCAGATCGTGGAACTGATCCTCCCATTCGAGGTCCATGTGGTCGAGGACGTAGGGGAGCCATCCGATCCCGCTCTCACCGATGACCATCCTCATGCCCCGGTGATGCTCCAGCACGCCGGCGAAGATCACCGCCATCAGCGGTAGCGCCATGTACATCTGAAAGCTGCTGATCATCGTCGCGAAGGCCGCCCTTCCGACCTTGGGTGCCAGCTTGCTCAGGTCGGGCAGTGAGCCGCCGATGGTATGAAGATGGATCGGAAGGTGCGCTTCCTCCGCGACCGCCCATAGCGGCTCCCAGCACGGGTCCCAAAACGGTTGAAGGTCGGGGCGATTGGCGATATCGAGTCCCCGCAACACGCCGGCCTTCGCGACGCGACGCGCTTCTGTCACCGCGGCATCGACGTTGTGGCTGGGTATCGAGGCCAGGCCTGCATAGCGATCCGGATGGGTGCGGCAAAAGTCGGCCAGCCATTCATTGTATATACGCAGCATCTCGCTGGCCGCTTCGTCATCGTTAAGGCGCATACTCGCGCCCAAGACACCATAGAGTACTTCCGCCTGGACGCCATCGCGCTCTTGATCCTTAAGGCGCAGTTCGGGATCAGTTAGACGCCTGATGCCCTTGCGGCCATCGTCGTACAGGCCGGTCGAAGCCATCCGGTCCGAACGATGGATCTGGCCGGGAACATATTCGCGTCCCGCGGAACCCATCCCGTTCATCAAGCCGAACTTCGCGCCGTTCTTTGCGACCCAGGCCTTCCCCCTGCGCGTGTCCGTAACAAAGGGCATGCGATCTCTCAGGTCCGTGCGTGAATTTGAGGTGAAAAGATCCGGCGGCAGCCAGATCAGATCGATATGACAATCGGCGGAGATGAATTCGTACTTCATCGGCGGTCCCTCGGCGGTTAATCAGCGCTCGATACTACTCCATCGTTGCCTGAATTTCGCCGGTCGCGATATGCCACCTACCCTTGGGGCTAGCTGCCAGCAAAGCCGATAAGAGAGATTTGGCGAGCGAAGCGCGTGAGCCAGTCCGGAGGCGCAGGGAGGTGGGCCTGCGGTTCTCTAACGAGCCGCCCAAGGGCCCTGCTTTGTGGTGAAGGCCAGCGAAGGCGCGCAGAAGTTTGTGGGCGGGTACTTGTAGCTTCGGAAAACGCTTACCTACCGATCGTGCCTAGTGCAGCACCCTCCGGAAACACACAGCTCCTTGGACTTGAAAAGCGCCTTCGGACGAACACGATCATGGTGCCGCGTTGCTCATCGCCCGGGTGGTGAAAAAGTCGCTGGTCACCGCGCCCATGTTGACGTACCAACATTCGCGCTCCGGGGTTTCAATGCCCGGCAGATAGCACATGGTCGCGAAGCCGGTTTGCAGGTCAGTACGCGCTGCTCCGACCACGAATTGACGCCGGAAAGGATAGATGGCGACCCGCGCTTCGGGGACCGCGCGGTCGCGATAGGCGAGCCAAAAGAGGACATTTTGAAATAGTTGACCGTCGCGGCTGTAGGTATCGACGTAAGGGGCGAACCAGGATTCCGAATCGACGTAGACCACGGACTTGGCATGAAGAGCCTGAGTGAGACGCGAGGGCCGCGGCGTAGCCTCAACGGCATATAGATGGCGCGATTCCCAGGCTTCCGGGCAGGCACTGCCGCCGCCGTCGGTCGTGCACTGAACCTCCGTGGAATTCTCGGCGTGGACCACGGCAAGCATATTGTTCTCGCCCAGAAAGCGATAATCGTACTCTTCAGTCTTGGGATTGAAGCCCGAATAGTGATCCGGATCGAAAGCCTGGGCGCCGACCGCGGTGCTCAGGAAGCCCTCGTTGAGACGGCGCAATCTGCGCGTTCCAGGATTCCAACTCCATGCATCGTCGGCCCTGTCGGGGTCGGCATAGCGGTAACGCAGGATGCCGTTGCCGCGCTCGACGGCGGGTGCCAGTTCTGGGTAGAGGGCGAAAGCCCACAACCTTCCGCTGATCTTGAAATCTGGATCTACCGGCAGCGGGTTTACTTCAGTTCGGCCGACGAGGCTATACCCCGCGTAGTGACCGATCTGGATATATTGAATGACGTTGACGGGCGTACCGGGTCCGGTCTGCACGCTCTCGCAATCGAAGAAACGCAGGTCGTAATCGTCGCTCGCGATCGGGCGGAACGAGTGGTTCCACATGATCTTGACCGCGAAGTCGGGGTCATTGGAGTCGAGCAGCGGAAACGGTTGGCCCGCAACATACCCGAGCAGCGTGCGGCGATCGTAGCCCAACCGAACTTGGCCTGAATATTTCTCTGTCGCTTCCCAGTAGGGCGGCGGCCACGAGACGCGCCGTGGCGGCATGATTTTCATCGTCATACCGCGCAGCACTTTAAAATAGACGCCGGGCGGGACGAGCTCCTGAACGTCGGCTGCATTCTGCCAGGAGATGAAGGTGCCCGCTTTGATCTGCGCGAACGCATTCACCGGACACTGAGAGAGCACCATCGCGACAACTACGGCTGCGATACCCCAACAACCCGTTTGCGTCTTCACATGGCCCCCCGGATCGATCCGGCCTGCCGAGGCTCAACTACGAGCCAAAGCCCCCGGTCGGTGGTGAACGGTCTTCTCGGTGGTTGAGATCGTAGCGAAAGGTTCGTTACCCGCCGCGACACCTGACGGGTCGCGATAGCCGGACGAGGCGATGTCCTGCTCTTGCTTGCCGAGCTGCGTTTCCGCACCGACCGGGAGCGCATTCGCGACGGATGATGGGAGGGGTGCGTCAGTCGGAAGGGGAGGGCGCAGGAACCTGATAGTTGTGGAAAGTACGCTGCGACACTCGGCGAGCTGCGGCCCAGAATTATCCCGGCCACGCACGGCGAACTGCGGGACGACATTGACCCGTGGAATCTACTTGCATCATTGTTCATCTTAGCCACAGGCTGACGGAAATGGCCCACCTTTTTAGCTGGACGATTGACTTAGGATGCTAAAACTTGGAAAGCCGATGCGCAAGCCTAGTGTAGGAAAAATAGTTAGTCGGTAGCTCAATCGGAGTCCGAATCAGTGCTAAACAGCTTGTCATTGTGCTCTGGCACACAGCGCCAGTGAATGTCCAAAGATTGCTGTGTTAAGGATTGTCAACTACTTAAGATCCGCTAATGGTATCGGTGCTCACGCGAGCCTTTAGCCTCTCAATAGGCGTAAACCTGCGGAGACGTGACCAGGCTGATAGCGCGAAGGATACCGCGGCTAACGAGCGGAGACGGAATGTAACCTTCCATCCGAGGCAAACCACCCGGGTGGTTTGCCCTTTCACGCAATTGAGGGAACGCATCTCACGCCTGAACCAGCTGGGCTGGGTACGCCGATGGAGTGGGCCAGGGCGCGGACGGGAACGAATGCGAATCCTGCAGACCCATCTGTCATAAGGGGGACGAACTGTATCTTTGAACAGAGGCGTCGATTTGTGTCCGAGGGCTCGCCCAATTCAGGTCTCTTGAGGCCGCGGGAAGGCTCCATCTGATGAAGCGAATCTCCGGGCAACCGTTCAGAACCCTGTTGCTCGTGGAACCAGAGGATGAGGTCACGTCTGCACAAGACCGGTATCTTTTCGCTAGGCTCGTTTAAGTCTACGCTGCTAAGGCGAGGTATAAGGAATCGAAGGCATTCGAGGATGCAGAGCATGCTCAAAATCTCCAAATCCATGAGGCCAAGAGTCAGATCGCGTGCACCGGTTCGAGACCAGCGCGACGACAAATACCTGCCGTGGGTGCGACGGTGGCAGGAGGGGAAAGCGCTGCGCGAGAAGGTACCGCGGGAAAGTCACGCTGGATGGACGCCGCCTAAGCACCGGCCCGACCCGATCGATATCCTCGTCAAGTCAAACGCATCGCGACTGCCGGAGCTGGTCCCTATCCGGAATGCACGCATGCTCAGCTCGGCATTTGCCTTCCTGCGTGGCTCTGCGGCGGTCATGGCCTGGGATCTTTCGCGGACGTCGAAAACCGGACTCAGGGTTCAGGCGTGCGGCGATTGCCACCTGATGAACTTCGGGGCCTTTGCGACACCAGAGCGTCAGCTCATCTTCGACATCAACGACTTCGACGAAACGCTGCCAGCACCTTGGGAGTGGGACCTGAAGAGACTGGCTGCGAGCTTTGCGGTGGCGGGAAAGTACATCAATCTGAGCCGCAGAGATGTGATCGCTACCTGCGAATCAGTGGTGCGATCCTATCGAAAATGGATGGGCAAGTATTCCCGGATGCGGGTTATCGACATCTGGTATGACCGTCTCGACGTTGAGCAACTAATTGAAGGTCTACCGGACCCGAATTGGCAGAAACGCTGGCGCGAAAGGATCGCCAAGGAACGCGTGCACAGCGCGATCGAGCATGAGTTTCCCAAGCTGGCAGCGCGCCGCGGTCAGAAACCCAGAATCAAGGACAACCCCCCGTTGATTTTTCACTTGCCGGACAACAGGGGCAAGGCGTTTCACCAAACAGTGAGCGCGGGGCATCTTTCCTACCTGGCATCGCTGCCGCCGCAGTATGGTGCGATTGTGGAACGATACAAGATCGAGGACATGGCGATGAAAGTGGTCGGGGTGGGCAGTGTCGGAACCCTCTGTATGGTTACGCTGCTCATGGCCTCCGCCGAAGATCCGCTGTTTCTGCAACTGAAGGAGGCAGAGGCCTCAGTGCTGGAGCCCTATGCCGGAGCAAGCGAATACAAGAATCACGGTCAACGCGTGGTAGTGGGGCAGAGGTTCATGCAGGCGGCGAGCGACATGCTGCTGGGATGGAGCCATGGAGACATGCGCAATCGCGATTTCTACATCCGTCAGCTGCGCGACATGAAGATGTCAATCGTGATGGAGGCGATGG is a window from the Candidatus Binataceae bacterium genome containing:
- a CDS encoding ATP-binding protein, giving the protein MDPRKNPYAPGAGTPPPELAGRDDLIERAAIALDRIRAGRAARSLILHGLRGVGKTVLLNRMETEAEARGFACVKVEAPEDRSLPALLTPVLRVALLRLDRGKKIRTNLARAGRALAGFAKALKVKYRDIEVSTDFEPERGLADSGDLDTDLTDLLASVGTAAREYRTGIVLFIDELQYVHDDQLASLIRALHSASQRQLPMTMLAAGLPQLIGQMGRAKSYAERLFEFVPIDRLNDEAARAALSVPAQREGVAFAPEAIAEILRHTRGYPYFLQEWGRHAWNVAQTSPISRADARRATVLALAELDAGFFRVRFDRLTPTEKHYLGAMAKLGPGPHRSGDIAERLGKSVTSVAPVRSELIAKGMIYSPAHGDTAFTVPLFDGFMTRIVT
- a CDS encoding glutathione S-transferase family protein; protein product: MTIIITAFERSPDGGKGLARDTRVRWALEEVGQPYEVRLVSFRAMKEPAHRAYHPFGQIPTYEEGDLALFESGAIVFHIAQRNAGLLPDDTNARARAITWIFAALNTVEPPILERETAILLEGDKTWYEERLPLVEARVRDRLDQLSGRLGDADWLDGAFSAGDLMMVSVLLRLKSSDILDDYPNLATYVARGEARPAYKQAFDAQLAVYTGKPPAG
- a CDS encoding transposase translates to MLPEAETLIADKGYDSDAFREALAGRGITPCIPPRAKRRLPATYCKTLYRQPHKVENIFAKLKDWRRISMRYDRCAYTFFSAICIAATVIFWIGQ
- a CDS encoding amidohydrolase family protein, with the protein product MKYEFISADCHIDLIWLPPDLFTSNSRTDLRDRMPFVTDTRRGKAWVAKNGAKFGLMNGMGSAGREYVPGQIHRSDRMASTGLYDDGRKGIRRLTDPELRLKDQERDGVQAEVLYGVLGASMRLNDDEAASEMLRIYNEWLADFCRTHPDRYAGLASIPSHNVDAAVTEARRVAKAGVLRGLDIANRPDLQPFWDPCWEPLWAVAEEAHLPIHLHTIGGSLPDLSKLAPKVGRAAFATMISSFQMYMALPLMAVIFAGVLEHHRGMRMVIGESGIGWLPYVLDHMDLEWEDQFHDLDLKMKPSEYWRRQCYATYQSDRIGIKMLDEIGENNIMWGSDFPHPDGIWPDSQEYIRRELDHLPAATRHKIVCSNAATLYRFTT
- a CDS encoding DUF1329 domain-containing protein; this encodes MKTQTGCWGIAAVVVAMVLSQCPVNAFAQIKAGTFISWQNAADVQELVPPGVYFKVLRGMTMKIMPPRRVSWPPPYWEATEKYSGQVRLGYDRRTLLGYVAGQPFPLLDSNDPDFAVKIMWNHSFRPIASDDYDLRFFDCESVQTGPGTPVNVIQYIQIGHYAGYSLVGRTEVNPLPVDPDFKISGRLWAFALYPELAPAVERGNGILRYRYADPDRADDAWSWNPGTRRLRRLNEGFLSTAVGAQAFDPDHYSGFNPKTEEYDYRFLGENNMLAVVHAENSTEVQCTTDGGGSACPEAWESRHLYAVEATPRPSRLTQALHAKSVVYVDSESWFAPYVDTYSRDGQLFQNVLFWLAYRDRAVPEARVAIYPFRRQFVVGAARTDLQTGFATMCYLPGIETPERECWYVNMGAVTSDFFTTRAMSNAAP
- a CDS encoding DUF2252 domain-containing protein encodes the protein MLKISKSMRPRVRSRAPVRDQRDDKYLPWVRRWQEGKALREKVPRESHAGWTPPKHRPDPIDILVKSNASRLPELVPIRNARMLSSAFAFLRGSAAVMAWDLSRTSKTGLRVQACGDCHLMNFGAFATPERQLIFDINDFDETLPAPWEWDLKRLAASFAVAGKYINLSRRDVIATCESVVRSYRKWMGKYSRMRVIDIWYDRLDVEQLIEGLPDPNWQKRWRERIAKERVHSAIEHEFPKLAARRGQKPRIKDNPPLIFHLPDNRGKAFHQTVSAGHLSYLASLPPQYGAIVERYKIEDMAMKVVGVGSVGTLCMVTLLMASAEDPLFLQLKEAEASVLEPYAGASEYKNHGQRVVVGQRFMQAASDMLLGWSHGDMRNRDFYIRQLRDMKMSIVMEAM